A window from Candidatus Eisenbacteria bacterium encodes these proteins:
- a CDS encoding reactive intermediate/imine deaminase (has endoribonuclease activity on mRNA), with amino-acid sequence MRNLQPVKTDQAPAAIGPYSQGMAVNATPQGITRPVATAGQLGLDPATGEMVPGGVQAETERALKNLAAILAAQEMTLANVVKTTVFLADMGEFTAMNEVYARHFGESPPARSTVAVLGLPKAARVEIEAWAAR; translated from the coding sequence ATGCGGAACCTTCAACCGGTGAAGACGGACCAGGCCCCCGCGGCCATCGGCCCCTACAGCCAGGGCATGGCGGTCAACGCCACGCCCCAGGGCATCACCCGGCCCGTGGCCACTGCCGGGCAGCTGGGCCTGGACCCCGCCACCGGGGAGATGGTGCCCGGGGGGGTGCAGGCCGAGACGGAGCGGGCCCTGAAGAACCTGGCCGCCATCCTGGCCGCCCAGGAGATGACCCTGGCCAACGTGGTGAAGACCACCGTGTTCCTCGCGGACATGGGCGAGTTCACCGCCATGAACGAGGTGTACGCGCGTCACTTCGGCGAGTCGCCGCCGGCCCGCTCCACCGTGGCGGTGCTGGGGCTGCCCAAGGCGGCGCGTGTGGAAATCGAGGCATGGGCCGCCCGCTGA
- the glmM gene encoding phosphoglucosamine mutase, which yields MPLVISVSGARGVVGDGLTPDLVSRLAAAHATFCGGGPIAIGRDSRVSGPLVLAAAACGVQAVGGDVLVLGIVPTPTVQLAVEQLPARGGLVVSASHNPPEWNALKFIGPQGSFLCAHDAAQMLRIFEQGLQKWAPYDRLGALREQPGAAAAHLKRVLGLSCIDPAAIRKRAFKVVLDCAHGAGAVVTAPLLESLGCRLTVMAGEPTGRFSRGAEPVPENLGDLGAEVRRLGADLGLAHDPDADRLAVVDETGTPIGEEYTLALAADHVLGLAPGPVVINLSTSNLTAEVARAHGSQLFRTPVGEAHVVQGMREHGAVVGGEGNGGLILPECHMGRDGSAAAAVLLAGLARRGGTLSAWVRSLPAFHIVKTKQAGRAAPERLREAVKTAFPDGRFDERDGIRVDYEDAWVQLRASGTEPISRILAEAREAGRAADLCRRAEQAWRTALEV from the coding sequence ATGCCACTCGTGATCTCCGTCAGCGGCGCCCGGGGTGTGGTGGGCGACGGCCTGACCCCCGACCTGGTCTCCCGGCTCGCCGCGGCCCACGCCACCTTCTGCGGCGGGGGGCCCATCGCCATCGGCCGCGACTCGCGCGTTTCCGGCCCGCTGGTCCTGGCCGCCGCCGCGTGCGGCGTGCAGGCGGTGGGCGGCGATGTGCTGGTCCTGGGCATCGTGCCCACTCCCACGGTGCAGCTGGCGGTGGAGCAGCTGCCCGCCCGCGGCGGCCTGGTGGTGAGCGCCAGCCACAATCCCCCGGAATGGAACGCGCTCAAGTTCATCGGGCCCCAGGGCAGTTTCCTGTGCGCGCACGACGCCGCCCAGATGCTCCGGATCTTCGAGCAGGGCCTTCAGAAGTGGGCGCCCTACGACCGGCTGGGGGCCCTGCGCGAGCAACCCGGAGCCGCGGCGGCGCATCTGAAGCGCGTGCTGGGGCTCTCGTGCATTGACCCGGCGGCCATCCGGAAGCGTGCCTTCAAGGTGGTCCTGGACTGCGCCCACGGCGCCGGCGCGGTGGTGACCGCTCCGCTTCTCGAATCGCTGGGGTGTAGACTCACGGTGATGGCCGGCGAGCCCACGGGCCGCTTCTCGCGCGGCGCCGAACCGGTGCCCGAGAATCTCGGGGACCTGGGCGCCGAGGTGCGCCGGCTGGGAGCCGACCTGGGCCTCGCCCACGATCCGGACGCCGACCGGCTGGCGGTGGTGGACGAAACCGGCACCCCGATCGGCGAGGAGTACACCCTGGCGCTGGCCGCCGACCACGTCCTGGGGCTTGCCCCGGGCCCGGTGGTGATCAATCTTTCCACCAGCAACCTCACCGCCGAGGTGGCGCGCGCACACGGCTCGCAGCTGTTCCGCACCCCGGTGGGTGAGGCCCACGTGGTGCAGGGCATGCGGGAGCACGGAGCGGTGGTGGGCGGCGAGGGCAACGGCGGGCTGATTCTGCCCGAGTGCCACATGGGTCGCGACGGCTCGGCGGCGGCCGCGGTCCTGCTGGCCGGTCTGGCCAGGCGCGGCGGCACGCTGTCCGCCTGGGTCCGGTCGTTGCCGGCGTTTCACATCGTGAAGACGAAGCAGGCCGGCCGCGCCGCGCCGGAGCGGCTGCGCGAGGCCGTGAAGACCGCGTTCCCGGACGGGCGCTTCGACGAGCGCGACGGTATCCGGGTGGACTACGAGGACGCGTGGGTGCAACTGCGCGCCTCGGGGACGGAACCCATCAGCCGCATCCTGGCCGAGGCCCGCGAGGCCGGCCGGGCGGCGGACCTGTGCCGCCGCGCCGAGCAGGCGTGGCGGACGGCCCTGGAGGTGTAG
- the selD gene encoding selenide, water dikinase SelD, with product MARVLKSLPRRRASSRVLVGPETWDDAGVYRLSATEALVQTVDFFTPVLDSPRDFGAVAATNALSDVYAMGGRPVTALGLLGVPATGVSDASVAQILRGGNEVMRRAGVEVIGGHSIKDRELKFGYAVTGLVHPRRVVTNAGAAPGNVLVLTKPLGTGVLTTALKRGLLPPALLRRVTALMRSLNAGAARAMLAAGARAATDVTGYGLLGHARNIAAASGVTLEIDASRVMLLPGVEEYLAAGCFPGGLTANLEFVSPLTGFAAHVPLELRRALCDPQTSGGLLIAVPRSRLGRLLDGLRRGKVREAHVVGRALRRGRKLLRVV from the coding sequence CTGGCCCGTGTGCTCAAGAGCCTGCCACGGAGGCGCGCCTCCTCGCGCGTGCTGGTGGGCCCCGAGACGTGGGACGACGCCGGCGTGTACCGGCTGTCGGCCACGGAAGCACTGGTGCAAACGGTGGATTTCTTCACCCCGGTGCTGGACTCGCCGCGCGACTTCGGCGCGGTGGCCGCGACCAACGCGCTCTCCGACGTGTACGCCATGGGCGGCCGGCCGGTGACCGCGCTGGGCCTGCTGGGAGTGCCGGCCACCGGCGTGAGCGACGCTTCGGTGGCGCAGATCCTGCGCGGCGGCAACGAGGTGATGCGCCGCGCGGGGGTGGAGGTCATCGGCGGGCACTCGATCAAGGACCGCGAGCTGAAGTTCGGCTACGCGGTCACGGGGCTGGTGCACCCCCGCCGGGTGGTCACCAACGCGGGTGCCGCGCCCGGCAACGTGCTGGTGCTCACCAAGCCGCTGGGCACCGGCGTGCTGACCACCGCGCTCAAGCGGGGGCTGTTGCCGCCGGCGCTGCTGCGCCGGGTCACCGCGCTGATGCGATCCCTGAACGCGGGGGCCGCGCGCGCCATGCTGGCCGCCGGCGCGCGCGCCGCCACGGATGTCACCGGCTACGGCCTGCTGGGCCACGCGCGGAACATCGCCGCCGCCAGCGGGGTCACGCTGGAGATCGACGCCTCGAGGGTGATGCTGCTGCCCGGCGTGGAGGAGTACCTGGCGGCCGGCTGCTTCCCGGGCGGGCTCACGGCCAACCTGGAATTCGTTTCACCCCTCACGGGCTTCGCCGCGCATGTGCCGCTGGAGCTCCGGCGGGCGCTATGCGACCCGCAGACCAGCGGCGGGCTGCTGATCGCGGTGCCGCGGTCCCGGCTGGGCCGGCTGCTGGACGGGTTGCGGCGCGGCAAGGTGCGCGAGGCGCACGTCGTCGGGCGGGCGCTGCGCCGCGGGCGGAAGCTCCTGCGGGTGGTCTGA
- the glmS gene encoding glutamine--fructose-6-phosphate transaminase (isomerizing) produces MCGIVGYVGNRNGVPMLLEGIKRMEYRGYDSSGVAVLEDGALRVVKAAGKIRMLEERLRGNTPAGTTGIAHTRWATHGEPNDVNAHPHMDGRRRIALAHNGIIENYQVLRQMLESEGHVFDSQTDTEVLVHLVEKFHKGPLEEAVCQALQMVEGTYGIAVISSDEPGKLVGARLGSPLVVGLNDEENYLASDVAALLAHTKRVVYLDDGEVVVVTRDGFQTMTVDRDKVSKDVTEVSWNLSEVEKGGFAHFMLKEIFEQPTSIENGIRGRVQPDEGTAKLGGLNMTDEELRRIERIIILGCGTSWHAGMIGEYMLEDQARIPVEVEYASEFRYRNPIIRPNTVVLVVSQSGETADTLAAMREARRKGARSLGICNVVGSTIARESDGGVYIHAGPEIGVASTKAFTSQVTALAVLTLQLGRLHEMSREDGVRIARALKALPGQVDEILKRHREVETIARLYSHHNNFLYLGRGYNFPVALEGALKLKEISYIHAEGYPAAEMKHGPIALIDDNMPVVFICTQDSAYEKVVSNMEEVRARRGKIIAVATEGDDQVRKRADHVIYIPRTEDMLTPVLSVIPLQLMAYYMAVARGCDVDQPRNLAKSVTVE; encoded by the coding sequence ATGTGCGGGATCGTAGGCTACGTCGGCAACCGCAACGGGGTGCCCATGCTGCTCGAGGGCATCAAGCGCATGGAGTACCGCGGCTATGACTCCTCCGGCGTGGCGGTGCTCGAGGACGGCGCCCTGCGCGTGGTGAAGGCGGCGGGGAAGATCCGCATGCTCGAGGAGCGCCTGCGGGGCAACACCCCCGCGGGCACCACCGGCATCGCCCACACCCGGTGGGCCACCCACGGCGAGCCCAACGACGTGAACGCCCACCCCCACATGGACGGGCGCAGGCGCATCGCGCTGGCCCACAATGGCATCATCGAGAATTACCAGGTGCTGCGCCAGATGCTGGAGAGCGAGGGCCACGTCTTCGACAGCCAGACCGACACGGAAGTGCTGGTCCACCTGGTGGAGAAGTTCCACAAGGGTCCGCTGGAGGAGGCGGTGTGCCAGGCGCTGCAGATGGTGGAAGGCACCTACGGCATCGCCGTGATCAGCAGCGACGAGCCGGGCAAGCTGGTGGGCGCGCGCCTGGGCAGCCCGCTGGTGGTGGGCCTCAACGACGAGGAGAACTACCTGGCCTCCGACGTCGCGGCCCTGCTGGCGCACACCAAGCGCGTGGTGTACCTGGACGACGGGGAAGTGGTGGTGGTCACCCGCGACGGGTTCCAGACCATGACCGTGGACCGCGACAAGGTGAGCAAGGACGTGACCGAGGTGAGCTGGAACCTCTCCGAGGTGGAGAAGGGCGGCTTCGCCCACTTCATGCTCAAGGAGATCTTCGAGCAGCCGACCTCGATCGAGAACGGCATCCGCGGCCGCGTGCAGCCCGACGAGGGCACCGCCAAGCTGGGCGGCCTCAACATGACCGACGAGGAGCTGCGGCGCATCGAGCGGATCATCATCCTGGGCTGCGGCACCAGCTGGCATGCGGGCATGATCGGTGAGTACATGCTCGAGGACCAGGCGCGCATCCCGGTGGAAGTGGAGTACGCCTCCGAGTTCCGCTACCGCAACCCCATCATCCGGCCCAACACGGTGGTCCTGGTGGTGAGCCAGTCCGGGGAGACCGCCGACACGCTGGCCGCCATGCGCGAGGCCCGGCGCAAGGGCGCCCGCTCGCTGGGCATCTGCAACGTGGTGGGCTCCACCATCGCCCGCGAGTCGGACGGCGGCGTGTACATCCACGCCGGCCCGGAGATCGGGGTGGCCTCCACCAAGGCGTTCACCTCGCAGGTGACCGCGCTGGCGGTGCTGACGCTGCAGCTGGGACGCCTCCACGAGATGAGCCGCGAGGACGGCGTGCGCATCGCCCGCGCGCTGAAGGCGCTGCCGGGCCAGGTGGACGAGATCCTCAAGCGCCACCGCGAGGTCGAGACCATCGCCCGGCTGTACTCGCACCACAACAACTTCCTGTACCTGGGGCGCGGCTACAACTTCCCGGTGGCCCTGGAGGGCGCGCTCAAGCTCAAGGAGATCTCCTACATCCACGCCGAGGGCTACCCGGCCGCGGAGATGAAGCACGGCCCCATCGCGTTGATTGACGACAACATGCCGGTCGTGTTTATCTGCACGCAGGACAGCGCGTACGAGAAGGTGGTCAGCAACATGGAGGAAGTGCGCGCGCGGCGGGGCAAGATCATCGCCGTGGCCACCGAGGGCGACGACCAGGTGCGCAAGCGGGCCGACCACGTGATCTACATCCCGCGCACCGAGGACATGCTCACGCCGGTGCTCTCGGTGATCCCCCTGCAGCTGATGGCCTACTACATGGCCGTGGCGCGCGGCTGCGACGTGGACCAGCCCCGCAACCTGGCCAAGAGCGTCACGGTAGAATAG
- the lepA gene encoding elongation factor 4, with amino-acid sequence MTPDRFRNFCIIAHIDHGKSTLADRLLEATHTLRKSEMMAQVLDDMDLERERGITIKSHPISMDYTARDGTEYILNLIDTPGHVDFSYEVSRSLAACEGALLLVDATQGVQAQTISNLFLGLDQGLTILPVINKVDMPAARPDEVEQEIRDTLGLDPEHIARVSAKQGTGIDELLELVVRDLPAPRGDAGDPLRALIFDSQFDPYRGVIVYVRVMEGTVKPGGHIRLLSNGEEFEVGEVGHFKMSFEPRSELVAGEVGYVVAGMKEVRDVTVGDTVCDAGATGTLPLPGYRPMKPMVFSGLYPVNTDDYELLRDSLLKLILNDSSLKYTPETSIALGFGFRCGFLGLLHMEIVQERLRREYGVNLLATVPSVEYHVLRSDGTLAVVDNPVLMPDPTVIEEIEEPVVKATVLVPSDYVGNIMQLAQERRGIFGGMEYLDTRRVRLNYTLPLSEIVLDFYDRLKSLSKGYASFDYEPCGYQAADLVKMDILLNGEPVDALSAIVHRDKAHDWGRHIASRLKELIPRHMFQVAIQAAIGGRVVARETIGAMRKNVIAKCYGGDITRKRKLLEKQKEGKRRMKQIGRVEVPQEAFLAVLKVDKP; translated from the coding sequence ATGACACCGGATCGCTTTCGCAACTTCTGTATCATCGCCCACATTGACCACGGGAAGTCCACCCTGGCGGACCGCCTGCTGGAGGCGACGCACACGCTGCGCAAGAGCGAGATGATGGCGCAGGTCCTGGACGACATGGACCTGGAGCGCGAGCGCGGCATCACCATCAAGTCACACCCCATCTCCATGGACTACACCGCGCGCGACGGCACGGAGTACATCCTGAACCTCATCGACACGCCGGGGCACGTGGACTTCAGCTACGAGGTGTCGCGCAGCCTGGCCGCCTGCGAGGGGGCCCTGCTGCTCGTGGACGCCACGCAGGGGGTGCAGGCCCAGACCATTTCGAACCTGTTCCTGGGACTGGACCAGGGCCTGACCATCCTGCCGGTGATCAACAAGGTGGACATGCCCGCGGCGCGCCCGGACGAGGTGGAGCAGGAGATCCGCGACACCCTGGGGCTGGACCCGGAGCACATCGCGCGGGTGAGCGCCAAGCAGGGCACCGGGATCGACGAACTGCTGGAGCTGGTGGTGCGGGACCTGCCGGCGCCCAGGGGCGACGCCGGCGATCCGCTGCGCGCTCTCATCTTCGACTCCCAGTTCGACCCCTACCGCGGGGTGATCGTGTACGTGCGGGTGATGGAGGGCACGGTCAAGCCGGGCGGGCACATCCGGCTGCTGTCCAACGGCGAGGAGTTCGAGGTGGGCGAGGTGGGCCACTTCAAGATGAGCTTCGAGCCGCGCTCCGAGCTGGTGGCGGGGGAGGTGGGCTACGTGGTGGCGGGCATGAAGGAGGTGCGCGACGTCACCGTGGGCGACACGGTGTGCGACGCCGGCGCCACCGGGACCCTGCCGCTGCCGGGATACCGCCCCATGAAGCCGATGGTGTTCAGCGGCCTGTACCCGGTGAACACCGACGACTACGAGCTGCTGCGCGACTCGCTGCTGAAGCTCATCCTGAACGACTCCTCGCTGAAGTACACCCCGGAGACCTCCATCGCGCTCGGGTTCGGGTTCCGGTGCGGGTTCCTGGGCCTGCTGCACATGGAGATCGTCCAGGAACGACTCCGCCGCGAGTACGGCGTGAACCTGCTGGCCACCGTGCCCAGCGTGGAGTACCACGTGCTGCGCAGCGACGGGACCCTGGCGGTGGTGGACAACCCGGTGCTGATGCCCGACCCCACCGTGATCGAGGAGATCGAGGAGCCGGTGGTCAAGGCCACGGTGCTGGTGCCCTCGGACTACGTGGGCAACATCATGCAGCTGGCCCAGGAGCGGCGTGGGATCTTCGGCGGCATGGAGTACCTCGACACGCGCCGGGTGCGCCTCAATTACACGCTGCCCCTGAGCGAGATCGTGCTCGATTTCTACGACCGCCTGAAGTCGCTGTCCAAGGGGTACGCGAGCTTCGACTACGAACCGTGCGGTTACCAGGCCGCCGACCTGGTGAAGATGGACATCCTCCTGAACGGCGAGCCGGTGGACGCGCTCTCGGCGATCGTGCACCGCGACAAGGCGCACGACTGGGGCCGTCACATCGCCAGCCGGCTCAAGGAGCTGATTCCCCGGCACATGTTCCAGGTGGCGATCCAGGCCGCCATCGGCGGGCGGGTGGTGGCGCGCGAGACCATCGGCGCCATGCGCAAGAACGTGATCGCCAAGTGCTACGGCGGCGACATCACGCGTAAGCGCAAGCTGCTGGAGAAACAAAAGGAAGGCAAGCGTCGTATGAAGCAGATAGGGCGCGTGGAGGTCCCGCAGGAGGCCTTCCTCGCGGTCCTCAAGGTGGACAAGCCCTGA